The genome window TATAGGCTCATAAATTTGCACCATTTGTTTACGGCCGTGACACGAAGCAACAATTTGCATGATAACATACATCGTCACTAACCCGATGGCGAAAGAAAAGTTCAGATACAGCGGAAAGTTGGGCCCGTATTCTTGCAGGCCGTAACCCCCGTAAATACCTGCCACAAAGGCACCTACCCCAACGCCGCTTTGAAAGACGGACATGAGAGGCCCGTTGACATCGAGGTACACATTAGCCCACGCCACGCCCGAGGGGAACACAGGGGCGCAGAAAAACGCAAATGCACAGGTGCTAATCCACAGAAACAATGAATTCGTCAAGCCCCAAAACGCCAAGACTGCGGCTGTACCTAAGGTCGCCAACATTTCTATAACAAACATGATGTGGATCTGCACAAACTTGGCGACAAATGCCGAGACGAAGCGACCTGCTGCAAAGCTACCCCAGTACGCCGACATTAAAAACGTCGCCTCTTTCTTGGACAAATTGGCGTGGCCCTCGATAGTGACGGGCAGTAAATACGTCGAATACGAAACTATTACGCCAATGACGCAGCAGTAAAACAGGAACAATAAACACGCCATCTGAAGGCCAAAGGCGAAATTGCCCCTTGCGCAACCGGCAGGGGAGATAATGTTCCTGAAACTCGTCCGTGTCTCGCGAGGTGTTCTAGATGGTTGTCCCAGTACCTGAGGTTGATTCCACTGTAATTTTTTCCTGTGTCGaagataaaacataaaaaagagaCATGCGCAGATGACACCGTATCCACCCTCGATCCCGTACGGAATGTAAATATGCGTTCCGGTGTCGACAGTCGCATTCCCAGTCCCGTTTGCCGGAAGAGTCACACTGGACAAACTATAAGCGGAAGGGGACGACGTCGCGTTTGAGTCCGAGCTATTTCGTTGTGGCGACAAAAAGGGACTGACCAAGAGTGGGGCGAGAAATGAACCAAATCCCGTCCCGAAGTGCATGGCGTGAAGCGGAGCGGCTGTCTTCTCTCTCCATATCTGGATCATCATGACATTTCCACCTGAAACGAGATGAAAACTGGTTCCGATATCATGAATGAATGGAGATGGCAACGCGACTTCGACATTGTCGCAGCCATGTGGTCACAAGtcacaaaaatggaaaatattacTCGTGTGAACAATAAACGATTTTGCCCAGGGATACAGCTTAGACAAAGTTCATGCAGCTCAAACATGTTCTGATATATGCCGGTGTcacaagttcgaatccagctctcgctactTCGACTACTTCAACTCCCAACTTTGTCAGTTACTTTGTAAAGATTTAGGTTTCGGTCttttttacatataaagaaTACATTCTTTATGTGGAGATTTAATTCTGTGTGGCGTTAAATCCCAATCagatttatttgctttattggtgttttacgccgtactcactttttttttacgtcggtggccagcattatggtgggaggaaacgggcagagctccggggaaaacccacagtTATACACTGGCAGACCTTCGTACGTAAaacagaagaggaagccagcatgaactggatttgaactcacaccgatcGCAATGGTGAGcgactatataaatatataacaagaAATAACCCCTTTTATGGTTTAGAAAACATTCCCTCGCTTTCAGCTGAACAGTCCAAGGAAACAGCATGCGAAATTGTTGTGTCTGTAACATTTGTGCTATTCCAGAATTCCGTGCGGGACATTTTGTGTAAAAGGGCCGGTAGACCTATATACTCACAGCAGGTAAGAGCGCTCCTGGAAAGCCCTTGTACAACCATGACGGAGGCCATGAGCCAGAGGTGAGAACACCAGGGTAGAGCCGCCGAACTGAGAGCCAGCGAGGATAAGAACACGGTGATGAAGAAATCTAGGTGATCCGGATAGCGGCCGCACAAGATTCCACCGCCGATAGAGCCTACCGGCATGGCGAGGTGGAGCCCCGTAAGAGCCTGGCCGATCTGCGCGTAGCTGCAACCAGCGATCTCCGTCAGGTCGATCAAAGTGGCACCGATGATCGCCGTGAAAATTCCCTGAGAGAAAAGAAACCGATGATTGCTTTTATTTCTAATTACTATTTTATGCCTCACCGAGATGACTTAGGGGTTCAATATATTTATACCTGGGCCAGATAAGacgggtattttttttttgccggttttgtgtgtgtgtgtctgttcaGACACTCTACCGAAAAAATATTGCAAAGATTTGCATGAaatgttgtgtacatttatgtttttgttaaatgCCAACGTCAACCAAAACTAAAACGAAACTTCAAGCACATCGGAAAACATACCGGCACGTggaagtttcagtaaaaatatttttttctggttaacatCGACCttcgtacaaaaaaaaaattaaacacacaatgtctcaTTTCAACCCTTCAATAATCGAGTGTGTATAtttggcgggttattactaagcagcCATTTTCTATGGCCAGCAAACTTTCATGGGCGCATCGACAAAGAAGTTGacagttcatttatttgtacttttgtatCACActtctctggggccgattccccgccttattACGTTTACCATGCCAAGTTCGTTTTAACTTTCCGACGTGTGACAAACAGGTTTTGCGGACTGCAGTGGCTCCAAGCCTGGGATGTAGCAAACGGCCAGATATATGTCATATGCGTGACATACAATGGTTACAGAGACTATATGCGTGACATACAATGGTAACAGAGACAATATGCGTCCTATACTAGTAGTTACATCGGTATAGAGAAAAGGGGTACTGCGAGGATTCCACACATCAGCGACAACACACACCTTAACCAGTCTCCTGattgaataaaaatgaactgaTTTCATTAGTACAataaccggccccgatagcagcactagataaaagagcggtggaaagccgtcctccaacaaggaggcacatcacatgtactctaaggattccttcgtcgtacaaatgactgaaaaattgcttattgcttatccagtgctgcttcactgagacgccttaccgaaggcaagtaaaacgccattatactgatacgggtgaaccagttgctgcactatccccttcatgctgaacgccaagcgaggaagctacaagtTCCTCTTTATAGTCTTAAAGTGgctcgactcaggattgaccctggatctaccgcttccaaAGCGGGCCCTCTACCAATGAATTTCAGAGGAACAGGTGgaacagcatttatttattacacagtgctcccagcataatgctgactgctgtcatatgagtgaagtaatcttgagtacggtttaatacaccaatcaaataaataactaaatattatACAGTGAGACTGGGAGGGGGCGGACAaggtgtgtgagtgtgtgtgtgtgtgtgaggggggAGGACTGACAACAAGACAACGGTCTATTAACTTTATAGCATGCAGTTGCCTAACGTGCACTTTTCCGTTGTTGTGCGAAATAGGAGCCTACTTTTTGGACATATTTTCTTAACATAGTTTTATATATCTAGACTGTTAAATGTCACCTGACCCCATTTCTCGGTTTTAAGGTGAAACTTCTACCTGGTTTCCTGACCAAGGTTAAACCGAAAACAACGCCAAACTGTGTCTCTGTGAAGCTGCACGTGACTATAATTTACTAATTTTACGGTTGACAGTCGATTAGAAATGCAAACATTATACAGAGTATAAACACCGGGACTAGTATTTACTTACCTAGTTTTCAAGATGACTTGCATTTTAACAAGTTAATGTAAAGGTCATATACCAAGAAATTATACAGGGTCATGGAGGGTTCAAATACATCGTTCAAACTGACGCACGAACTCTTAATATCAAACACCAGATTTAGCCTACGGCTGAGGAATGTTTTGTATTTACGCCCACGCAAGACATAGTTTTACTGCTACTCTTAACATCACTCCAGATGAAAGGGTGGGGGGTCGGCTCCGTTGTCTAGTGGTTAGATTGCctttagcctctcaccaatgggttCACTGTGCGTTCAAGCCCAGTTTATGCTTGcctcctctctggctgtacctgggaaggtcttcaaggAACCTGCGGATGCATGGTACTGAGTTCCCTCGActatacccggtttcctcccagcataatgctggtggctGCCGTTTAAGCGCAATACTCATGAGTGTTTACATTCATGTACTATTCATACTTACAATGAACGTCCAGGTAAAAACCATTATTCCGGTTTTAAATATCTTGAATATTTTGCTGTCTTCTAAAACTCCGTCATCGCTTTTATTAGACGGTAATTGTTGGATGCTATCATCGCTCTCTTTTATGAAAGCCCCGTAATTTCCGGTTCCACCTCCAAGCAGTTTAGGTGTAAGGTCCTGTTTCATGCCTGACATGGCCGTTCTCTGCAATATGACAGTGTTACATATTTCATAATGAATGAAGATACTGGGGTGTTCATCACAGTTATAATAAGCAAGTGTGAAAAAGGtcaacattttgtaactgttaaAATGATACAACTTGTTGAGTGCTACAAAATGTGAATGCCAGCTTTTTAAATGTTACCCCGAgatgttacattttttaaacaggtacatgtaagatgtaaaCAGCATCATGGCGGTGATCATAATTGGGTTTAGCTTTTCTGGCACGGTCAAATTGTTACATTATTAAAGTTGTACACATTATTTCAAAattaatgtatacatttgaaGACAAAAGTAAAGAGATATGTTGTGAATACGATATGAATGTGTGGAAGGCCATCATTTTTGTTGTCTCCGGCATGCTATACCAGTGACCCAGcgctatatttatttttttatttaattggtgtttttcgccgtacttaagaatatttcacttatacgacggcgaccagcattatggtgggtggaaaccgggcacagcctgggggaaacccacgaccatccgcaggctgctggcagaccttcccactggagcggaagccagcatgagctggacttgaactcacagcgaccgcattggtgagaggatcctgggttattgcgctgcgctagcgcgctaaccaactgagccacggaggccccaacccAGTGCTATAAGTAGCCTATGTGGACATCCGTGATGCTATACTATGATAGGATGATCAAAGTTAAAATTGCTCGGAAAGTTCATACGTGAGGTAAATAACCCTGCATGGAATTTTATACttatgctatatttatttatttgattggtgttatacgccgtactcaacaattacCTATGTTATAACATTGCGAGATGATTTTTGATTCAGACCGGATATTCAGCTCGGTGTCATTTTTTTATCTccaatttttccaatttgtcGACCTTAAGATATGTTTGTGGCCAAGTCAGGTTTCAGATTCCACAAAGATTAACTTAAAATACGCCGCCTTTGCAGAATTATGATACAGGAGTAGAGTACTGTTTGTTACTCGATATTTTGATAATCTCCTGGAGACTAAATTTCGTGATGAACACTACAAATCATTCGTGCATTACGTTAAACTAATCAACTAATTTGGCCGAACTGTTTGTAACTCTCGCGgattaaaatgttttcacatgaaCAAAGATTAGCCACATGAGTTGGGTTGTCTCCATGCGAATAAAGCCAGGTCATGCGCACTGGAAACAGCTATCTCGCTTGTAAAGACATGGGAGCCTCCGTGGTCTTGTAGTTAGCTTGCTAGCGCAGaaaaatgacccaggaggctctcacctaGGCGAATCGCCTGTGAATTcgagttcagttcatgctggcttcctttcaggTCGTATG of Liolophura sinensis isolate JHLJ2023 chromosome 13, CUHK_Ljap_v2, whole genome shotgun sequence contains these proteins:
- the LOC135481060 gene encoding sodium-dependent glucose transporter 1C-like, coding for MSGMKQDLTPKLLGGGTGNYGAFIKESDDSIQQLPSNKSDDGVLEDSKIFKIFKTGIMVFTWTFIGIFTAIIGATLIDLTEIAGCSYAQIGQALTGLHLAMPVGSIGGGILCGRYPDHLDFFITVFLSSLALSSAALPWCSHLWLMASVMVVQGLSRSALTCCGNVMMIQIWREKTAAPLHAMHFGTGFGSFLAPLLVSPFLSPQRNSSDSNATSSPSAYSLSSVTLPANGTGNATVDTGTHIYIPYGIEGGYGVICACLFFMFYLRHRKKLQWNQPQVLGQPSRTPRETRTSFRNIISPAGCARGNFAFGLQMACLLFLFYCCVIGVIVSYSTYLLPVTIEGHANLSKKEATFLMSAYWGSFAAGRFVSAFVAKFVQIHIMFVIEMLATLGTAAVLAFWGLTNSLFLWISTCAFAFFCAPVFPSGVAWANVYLDVNGPLMSVFQSGVGVGAFVAGIYGGYGLQEYGPNFPLYLNFSFAIGLVTMYVIMQIVASCHGRKQMVQIYEPIQDISADSGSVIIN